One Fuerstiella marisgermanici DNA window includes the following coding sequences:
- a CDS encoding 23S rRNA (guanosine(2251)-2'-O)-methyltransferase RlmB: protein MLELRNPHSVLATFQRRPKAVRSVRLNAKQSGTAWDEVAAVAAERGVAVSYGAAAPSGRGGKDRNRGRGARETERVGAGSAMIEPPSPIPLGNLLKAKPPKEEGFGIWLGLDHVQDPQNLGAIFRLAGFFGVRGIVMTKDKSAPVNGTVCDVATGGVEHVPFAVVSNLAQSIQQAQKSEVWVIGTSEHASDSLRNVARDRHWMLIMGNEGDGIRRLTRDSCDTLASLPALGPVPSLNVAAATAACLAVMSGGA, encoded by the coding sequence ATGTTGGAACTTCGTAACCCTCACAGCGTCTTAGCGACTTTTCAGCGCCGGCCGAAAGCCGTCCGGTCCGTGCGTTTAAACGCAAAGCAATCTGGAACCGCATGGGACGAAGTCGCGGCCGTCGCAGCCGAACGAGGCGTCGCGGTCAGCTACGGAGCGGCGGCTCCCAGCGGTCGTGGGGGCAAGGACCGAAACCGCGGTCGAGGTGCACGAGAAACAGAACGCGTCGGCGCGGGCTCAGCAATGATTGAACCGCCGTCGCCCATTCCGCTGGGCAACCTGCTGAAAGCGAAGCCGCCGAAAGAAGAAGGCTTCGGCATCTGGCTGGGGCTCGATCACGTTCAGGATCCACAAAACCTGGGAGCCATCTTTCGTCTCGCCGGATTCTTCGGTGTACGCGGCATCGTGATGACGAAGGACAAAAGCGCACCTGTCAACGGCACGGTATGCGACGTCGCAACCGGTGGAGTCGAGCACGTGCCGTTTGCGGTGGTGTCGAACCTGGCTCAGTCGATTCAGCAGGCTCAGAAGTCAGAGGTCTGGGTCATTGGCACGTCTGAACACGCTTCCGACAGCCTTCGCAACGTGGCCCGCGACCGCCACTGGATGCTGATTATGGGCAACGAAGGCGATGGCATTCGCCGGTTGACTCGCGATTCCTGCGACACGCTCGCGTCACTGCCCGCATTGGGACCGGTCCCGTCACTAAACGTTGCCGCCGCCACGGCCGCGTGTCTGGCCGTGATGTCGGGCGGCGCCTGA
- a CDS encoding DUF1552 domain-containing protein gives MKNVYFGFQRQLHRRTLLRGAGISMALPWLTAMRSAFAGTEESTAPRRFVAMTLGLGLVGDNLNPTTAGRDYEPSLYLKPLQDLRDRFTVISGSSHPDVTGGHRAEASILTANPVGSSGKAKNSISLDQYMAKHLGDATRFSSLVLSSSGSNSPCYTENGSMIPAQSSPSRLFTQLFVDDSPKEQIRQAERVREGRSIMDLVGEDAKRLSKQLGHGDKDRLDAYFTSVRDLEQRMAASEAWARRPKPKVDVPKPVDIGNGNDFVGRQRLMSDMIRLALETDSTRFITYHLGGSGGVVPLAGVDEGYHSLSHHGKAEEKLEQLALVEAEIVASWGQFLRDLTVNGEQGSSVLDNTCVLLTSNLGNASNHDNRNMPVLLAGGHFKHGQHLAFDKKNNYPLPNLFVNLLQQVGLETDQFASSTGTVTGLETA, from the coding sequence ATGAAGAACGTCTACTTTGGATTTCAGCGCCAGCTTCACCGCCGCACGCTACTGCGCGGCGCGGGCATTTCGATGGCGTTGCCGTGGCTGACAGCAATGCGATCTGCGTTTGCGGGGACGGAAGAATCCACCGCGCCACGCCGCTTTGTCGCGATGACATTGGGGCTTGGCCTTGTCGGTGACAACCTGAATCCCACGACCGCAGGCCGCGATTACGAACCGAGTCTGTACCTGAAGCCGTTACAGGATCTGCGGGATCGGTTCACTGTAATTTCCGGTTCGTCGCATCCGGACGTGACGGGCGGTCATCGAGCCGAAGCCAGCATCCTGACGGCGAATCCGGTGGGCAGTTCAGGCAAGGCGAAGAATTCCATTTCGCTGGACCAGTACATGGCCAAGCATCTGGGCGATGCCACTCGATTTTCATCGCTGGTACTAAGCAGCAGCGGCAGCAACAGCCCCTGCTACACTGAAAACGGATCGATGATTCCCGCTCAGAGTTCGCCGTCGCGTCTGTTTACTCAGCTGTTCGTAGACGATTCGCCGAAGGAACAGATTCGTCAGGCGGAACGAGTCCGTGAGGGCCGCAGCATCATGGACCTGGTGGGTGAAGACGCAAAGCGGCTGTCAAAGCAACTGGGACACGGCGACAAAGATCGTTTGGACGCCTACTTCACCAGCGTTCGCGATCTGGAGCAACGGATGGCCGCATCAGAAGCGTGGGCGCGACGGCCCAAGCCGAAGGTCGACGTGCCGAAGCCTGTCGACATTGGCAACGGCAACGACTTCGTCGGCCGACAGCGTTTGATGAGTGACATGATTCGGCTCGCGTTGGAAACCGATTCCACGCGATTCATTACTTATCATCTGGGCGGCTCAGGCGGTGTTGTGCCACTCGCCGGCGTCGATGAGGGCTACCATTCGCTGAGTCATCACGGCAAGGCCGAAGAAAAACTGGAACAGTTGGCATTGGTCGAAGCCGAGATTGTGGCGTCATGGGGCCAGTTCCTTCGCGATCTTACGGTCAACGGCGAACAGGGCTCCAGCGTCTTGGACAACACCTGCGTGCTGCTGACGAGCAACCTCGGAAATGCCTCCAATCATGACAACCGCAACATGCCAGTGCTGCTGGCAGGCGGGCATTTCAAACACGGCCAGCACCTGGCGTTCGATAAGAAAAATAATTACCCGCTGCCAAACCTGTTTGTGAATCTGCTGCAGCAGGTTGGTCTGGAAACTGACCAGTTCGCCAGCAGCACGGGAACCGTAACCGGGCTGGAAACGGCATAG
- a CDS encoding DUF1592 domain-containing protein: MRTCATILLFCCLPLVQLAAGEFSVDAAAKDFLAANCMDCHQGQDAEAGLDLTDLPTASSDEAAFDKWVHIVERVQSGEMPPRDYDQPTAESRSRFVKKTSAPLIAHQRQQHEKFGRVRGRRLTNLQLERTLQDLLGIDIPLASRMPEELRTYGYTTVAAGQSISHFQLEDHLKVVDVALDEAFRRALSEPDEWSKRLSAEQVARRLKQRRCREPEMLDGKAVVWSSRLIFYGRLPVTTARQDGWYRLKIKASALNVPEDHGVWCTVRTGKCVSSAPMLAWAGAFEATREPQEWTFEAWLSEGDMFEVRPGDATLKMGRFQGGQVGVGEGTSQNLCGLATHEVELERIHKGPDDQQIRQWLFGDLKVQPGAKRTAGTVVSDSPQQDAAALIKQFAARAFRRPVADDVVAPYIAMAKQSLADGDSLMESLRGTYRAILCSPRFLHFYEEPGQLDDFALAARLSYLLWGTTPDDELMSLATAGKLHQPAELNRQIERLLQHSRGQDFVKDFAHQWLDLSEIDFTEPDRKLYPGFDVIVQQSMLDETHTFLQTMLDQDLSVGNLIDSDFTFLNSRLARYYDIKGVEGDELRQVSLKPDHKRGGLVTQGAIMKVTANGTTTSPVIRGVWVSERLLGVDIPPPPKNVSAIEPDIRGAKTIREQLAKHKSSPDCASCHVKIDPPGFALENFDPSGRWRNFYPAVAKGRRSKGPKIDVEFDMPDGRHFDTLPQFQKLVLDNKSALAANFARQLVAYGTGATCSFADQEVINQIVTQSEEADYGLRSIVAATVTSSLFKTK, from the coding sequence ATGAGAACCTGCGCTACCATTCTGCTGTTCTGCTGCCTGCCGTTGGTTCAACTGGCCGCCGGTGAATTTTCCGTTGATGCCGCCGCCAAAGACTTTCTGGCCGCGAACTGCATGGATTGCCATCAGGGGCAGGATGCAGAAGCCGGACTCGACCTGACCGACCTGCCGACGGCGTCCAGTGATGAGGCCGCGTTTGATAAGTGGGTTCACATTGTGGAACGCGTGCAGTCGGGCGAAATGCCACCTCGTGACTACGACCAACCCACCGCAGAATCGCGTTCACGATTCGTGAAAAAGACGTCTGCACCGCTGATTGCCCACCAGCGCCAACAGCACGAAAAATTTGGCCGCGTGCGGGGACGTCGGCTGACCAACCTGCAACTCGAACGCACTCTGCAGGACTTGCTGGGCATTGATATTCCTCTGGCCAGTCGCATGCCGGAAGAATTACGAACCTATGGCTACACAACTGTGGCGGCCGGCCAGTCGATTTCACATTTCCAACTCGAAGACCATCTGAAGGTCGTTGATGTGGCGCTGGACGAAGCGTTTCGCCGTGCTCTTTCAGAACCTGACGAATGGTCGAAGCGTTTGTCCGCCGAGCAGGTAGCTCGCCGTCTCAAGCAACGTCGTTGTCGGGAACCGGAAATGCTGGACGGTAAAGCGGTCGTCTGGTCGTCTCGCCTGATTTTCTACGGCCGACTGCCGGTAACGACGGCGCGACAGGATGGCTGGTATCGATTGAAGATCAAAGCGTCGGCGCTAAACGTGCCTGAAGACCATGGCGTCTGGTGTACCGTTCGAACCGGCAAGTGCGTATCCAGTGCTCCGATGCTGGCGTGGGCGGGAGCCTTCGAAGCGACCCGTGAGCCGCAGGAATGGACGTTTGAAGCGTGGCTGTCGGAAGGCGACATGTTCGAAGTCCGTCCCGGCGACGCGACTCTGAAAATGGGCCGCTTTCAGGGCGGTCAGGTGGGTGTCGGCGAAGGCACGTCTCAAAATCTATGCGGCCTGGCCACTCACGAAGTCGAACTCGAACGCATTCACAAAGGGCCCGACGATCAACAGATTCGTCAGTGGTTGTTTGGTGATCTGAAGGTTCAGCCCGGCGCGAAAAGGACGGCAGGCACTGTCGTTTCTGATTCACCTCAACAAGACGCCGCCGCATTGATCAAGCAGTTCGCGGCGCGAGCCTTCCGTCGGCCTGTTGCCGACGACGTCGTGGCTCCGTACATCGCGATGGCGAAGCAAAGCCTGGCCGACGGCGATTCGTTAATGGAATCGCTGCGAGGAACTTATCGAGCAATCCTGTGTTCGCCCCGCTTTCTGCACTTCTATGAAGAACCTGGCCAACTGGACGACTTCGCACTGGCGGCGCGGCTTAGCTATTTGTTGTGGGGCACTACGCCGGATGACGAACTGATGTCGCTGGCCACTGCTGGCAAACTGCATCAACCGGCCGAACTGAATCGGCAAATCGAACGGCTGTTACAGCATTCTCGCGGGCAAGACTTTGTGAAAGACTTTGCCCATCAGTGGCTGGATCTTAGCGAGATCGATTTTACCGAACCCGACCGCAAGCTGTACCCGGGGTTCGACGTGATCGTGCAGCAATCGATGCTGGATGAAACTCACACATTTTTGCAGACGATGCTGGATCAAGACCTGAGCGTCGGAAACCTGATCGATTCAGATTTTACCTTTCTGAACAGCCGCCTGGCTCGCTATTACGACATCAAGGGCGTTGAGGGCGACGAATTGCGACAGGTTTCACTGAAGCCGGACCACAAACGCGGCGGCCTTGTGACTCAGGGAGCCATCATGAAAGTGACGGCCAATGGCACGACAACGTCGCCCGTCATTCGCGGCGTGTGGGTGTCTGAACGCCTACTGGGTGTCGATATCCCGCCGCCACCGAAAAATGTATCGGCCATCGAACCCGACATTCGCGGGGCCAAAACAATTCGAGAACAGCTTGCGAAGCATAAGTCGTCGCCCGACTGTGCGTCGTGTCACGTGAAGATCGATCCGCCCGGGTTCGCTTTGGAAAACTTTGACCCGTCCGGCCGCTGGCGAAACTTTTATCCGGCTGTTGCCAAAGGACGCCGGTCGAAAGGGCCGAAGATTGATGTGGAATTCGATATGCCGGACGGACGTCACTTCGATACGCTGCCGCAATTCCAAAAACTGGTTTTGGACAACAAATCGGCTCTCGCCGCGAATTTCGCGCGGCAGCTTGTCGCGTACGGCACCGGAGCCACCTGCAGTTTTGCCGATCAGGAAGTCATCAACCAAATTGTGACGCAGAGCGAAGAAGCAGACTACGGCCTCAGATCGATCGTCGCAGCGACTGTCACCAGTTCACTTTTCAAAACGAAATAG
- the purN gene encoding phosphoribosylglycinamide formyltransferase yields the protein MHNFPAINDRPVRLGVLISGGGSTLLNFLDCIRDGSLNAEVPLVIASQADCRGVQRARDAGLECVPIVRRDFASLADFSDAVFERLKAAEVDLVTMAGYLSLLRIPDEFLGRVLNIHPSLIPAFCGKGMFGDRVHKAVVARGVKVSGCTVHFADNEYDHGPVILQRSIDLPEAVSADEVGRLVFEQEKIAYPEAIRRVASGRLKIDERRTIYS from the coding sequence TTGCACAATTTTCCCGCCATCAACGATCGTCCCGTGCGACTGGGAGTTTTAATCAGCGGGGGCGGCTCGACGCTGCTGAACTTTCTGGATTGCATCCGCGACGGGTCACTCAATGCGGAAGTCCCGCTCGTGATTGCCAGCCAGGCCGATTGTCGAGGCGTGCAGCGAGCCCGCGATGCCGGGCTGGAGTGCGTTCCGATCGTGCGGCGTGACTTTGCATCGTTGGCGGATTTCAGCGATGCCGTGTTTGAGCGTTTGAAGGCTGCCGAAGTCGATTTGGTAACAATGGCGGGTTATTTGAGCCTGCTGAGAATCCCGGACGAGTTTCTTGGGCGCGTTTTGAACATTCACCCGTCGCTGATCCCCGCATTCTGCGGAAAGGGCATGTTTGGCGACCGTGTGCATAAAGCGGTGGTTGCCCGCGGTGTAAAAGTCAGCGGCTGCACGGTTCATTTTGCAGATAATGAATACGATCACGGGCCAGTCATTCTGCAGCGATCGATCGACCTGCCTGAAGCTGTTTCTGCCGACGAGGTGGGTCGGCTTGTGTTCGAACAGGAAAAGATCGCCTATCCGGAAGCCATTCGGCGAGTTGCTTCCGGGCGGTTGAAAATCGACGAGCGACGCACGATTTACTCGTGA